The Hallerella porci genomic interval TAAAACTGAGCAAGCTTCTTCGTGAACAGTTTTGTGCGTAAAATTGATGTGCTGCTTCAAATAGCCGAGAGTATAATTTTTCGGAATGTCAATTTTTCCGCCGTCGATATATTCTTCGCCGAGAATCATCTTAAACAGCGTCGATTTTCCGCAGCCATTTCTGCCGACAATGCCAATGCGTTCGCGCGGACCGACCAAAAAACTCGCGTCTTTAAAAAGGTCTTGCGTGCCAAAAGATTTCGTAATATTTTGAACTTGAATCACGCGGTAAAATTAGAAATAAAAAAGCTTTTTTAGCTATGCTTAGGGCGCTTTGCTAATAGAAGTATTTAAAAGTTCATTTTGCAAAATAGAGAATATTCATTTTTTGAAATTGTTGAAATTTGCGTGAGATTGAGCGGATTAAAAACAAGCAACGTAAAATCAATCATATAACATTTGACAAAAGTAACTTTTTTTTTACATAATAATAAAAATAAAGGAGCTACAAGATGAATACAAATGAAAATCCGTTTGATGAAGATTTAGAAGATGATGATCATGATTCGAAAAAAATATTTCTAGTGATTTTCTTGGTAATCATTGGTATAATCATTGTATATTTTTCAAATATCTCAGATTCAAATGCTACTTCAAAATCGGAAACTGCTTCAGCAGAAACACGGTGCAAAGATGAAGTAGGAAGACCTAAAGCCTCAGCATGTCGCAAAGCGTTGAGATCAAAAGGCTTTAATGTTGATAAGTATGTCAAATGGAGCGGAGCGGATAATGGTACAAATGCTGCGGTTTGCACGGCTACAGATGCTGATGGAGTACTGTATGCATTTAATGTCGTCTTTGATGAAAAATGTAACGGCGTTTCCGTAGAACTTGCAAATTATTGATAGATTAAAAATAAAAATGAGTCTGGTGTAAACAGACTCATTTAAAAAATGAACCCCGGTGAAAATCACCAGGGTTGCGGTTAGTGTGAATTGGGAGTGCGATTATTTTTCGTCCATCCACCAAGAGCCGGCGTCTTCGTCTTCTCGGGTAAAAGTTGTCGAGAAATCTCGATCCCATGTGTATTCTTCTGTATCGAGCGCACGCTCTGCCCAGAAGTTTGTTCTTTTATCGTTCATTGTTATCTCCTTGCTGAGGTTGTCTTCCCAGCGATTTTGTCTATTATCTGAAGTAGACGCCTATATTATACATAAAATTTTCGAAAAAGCAAAGTGGCTTGTGTAAAATTGACGTGAAATCGGCATAAACAATTCTAATTTTACAGTATATGGATAAGAATGCAGAAAAAATTGTGATGATCGGCGATAGAATTTTGCTCAAACCGTTAGAAGCTGCGTCCAAAACGGGCAGCGGTTTGTATTTGCCGCCAGGCGTCCGCGAAAAAGATGCGGTGCACACGGGAATCGTGGTAAAGGTCGGTCCCGGTTATCCGATTCCATCGACAGAACCCGATGCGTTTTTGAAAGAAGCCGAAAGCCCGATAAATTATGTTCCTCTGCAAGTGGAAGAAGGCGACCAAGCGCTCTATTTGCACGGCAATGCTTTTGAAATTGAAATCAACGGAGAACGTTACGAAGTCGTCGGACAAAATGCGATTCTTTTGGTCATCCGCGATGATCTTTCGGAACTCGGAGTTTAAATGACGCATTCGGTAAAGCTCCCGATTTTTCTTGCGGTCATCGCCGCATTGGTGATGCCTCTAGGAACATTTGCTTACCTCGGATTTTATGCGGTGCATTCTCTTGGAATGTTGTCGATTTTTTCGTCGTCGTTTACGCTGCTATCGCTTTGGCTTCCCTTTTTACTTTTGATTTCTCTTTGGGGAAACGCCGCCATTTTCCGTTGGCTTTGGAAATCTTTTCCCGAGGAATCTTCGGAAAAATTAACGCTGCAGCGCATTTGGATGATTTTTATTTTCGCAACAGGAATTCTTTCTTTGCTAACGCCGCTCTATTCTATTTTCTCCGACAGTGCTGCGTTGCATGTCGCTTGGTCGGTGATTTTCTGTTTCGAAACAGTTGCTGCGATTTACTTCGGACTTTGCCTTTTGCGCATTGCTCATGGAATCCGCCATCGATTTTTATTTGCTCTTGGCATTTTAATTTCGCTTTCTTTTGTTTCGGATTATTCGGGTTTAAAAATGTTGCAGCCGATTGTGAATGAAAATTTATCGGCGTTTGAATCCGCGGATTCGACAGATATCATTTCATCGCTTTCGGGATTATCGCCTTCGGAATTTGAAACTTTGGACGATGAATCCATTGCAGATGTGCAAGAAATTTTCTTCTCGGTTTTTGCAATCGCTGCGGCGCTTGTCGCTAGTTTAATCGCATTTCACGCTGCGATTTCTTTTTCATTTTTTATTCTGTTTGCGGTTTATGTTAAACATCACTCGCCCATTAAAATTTCGTAGCTTATGTTAAAAGTCGCAATTATTACCGCGTTAATGCTCGTCTGTTCAAATCTCTTTATGACTTTTGCGTGGTATGGGCATTTGAAATTTTTGGGCGCGCGCCCATGGATTGTGGCGGCGGTTGCGAGTTGGGGAATTGCGCTTTTTGAATATCTCATTCAAGTGCCCGCAAATCGTTACGGTTACACAGCGCTCAATGTGGTGCAATTAAAAGTGATTCAAGAAGTCGTCGCTTTAACGGTCTTTGCGCCATTTGCAGTTTTTATGATGCATCAACCGCTGAAGCTCGATTATTTGTGGTCTGCGCTTTGCTTAATCGGCGCAGTTTATTTCGCTTTCCGTTAACGATTACGCCATTCCCGAACTAGCTTGTAAAATTGCCGCTTCGTATTGTTGCAATTCCTTGCTAAATTCGCCGAGAGCTTTGTAACGCTTGAGAATTAAATTCATAAAATCTTTGTAGGCGTTCATCGAAATAAACGGGTCATTTTGAAATTCGGAATATTTCTGATAAAGTGCTTTGAGATTTTTAATGCATTGCAAAGTCTGCGTGATGGTTTTAAAAAGTTCATCGTGCGCTTGCTTTAATCCCGCTTGATTTTGCGCGATAATTTCGGGATCATTTGTCTGCAAAATTTCGGTCGGGAGTTTCGCATAATCTTCGTAAACTGTATTCGCATTGACCGTTTGATTATTTGCCATTAAACTCGATGCGCGCATGCCGTTGCGCTTTGCCTTGGAGTCGATGGAAATTTTACAAATATCGCCGCCCATATAATTGCACTTCGCACGCGGTTCTTCTTTGTGCATCGCATTCAACGGATAAAAATCTTCGTGTGTGCCGATGCGTGAAACGGGAGCGAAAAGTGTAATCGGTTCATTGAAAACGGTGATGGTATAACTGATAAATTCTTCGCCGTCAAAGGAAACGGTTTTGTAGCGGTTCCCGTTGGAGTTTCGGAAATGTTCCGCTTGATTTAACAAATATTGCGTGGACTTTTTGAGCTCTTCGGGATCGGGCGAATAATCGTTCAAGAACGCATGCATGCCATCGCTAAAACCTTTGCGAATCGCTTCGTTCGAAATGCGCTTTCCCCAAAGGTCTTCGGCGAGGAAGAGAAAATCGGTAATGCTCGTTTCTTTGCGTTCGGCGAAAAAGGCTTGCATCCGAGCCATCTTTGCAAGTCCGCGCCACCGTTCTGCAGAAATATAAACGTTGCTTTTTTCGCATTCGGCAGCAATCGCTTTCAAAAGGGTTAAACTATCGTGCGAGATGATAATTTTTTCAATCGCTTTTTCCCAAACTTGCATTTCGTTTTGTGAAATTTTCAGATGATCCGAAACGGTAAATTGTTGCGGGTCACCAGCATCCGAAAGAAGTTTTTCGAGCGCATTCGGCGAAACGGAATCGGGAAGAGTCAAAACCAAATGAATGCTATCCGCCAATTTTGCTTCGGAGAGAGAAGCATCGGGGCGTCCGCGTCCCAAAAGAATTAAACGGCTGGCGAGATGCTCGCTTAAAATTGCTGTAATCGCACTTGTCATCGGCGGAAAGCCGCTATCAAAGCTGGAAAAAACGGCGACATCGATAGGATCTTTCGGCAGCGTAAAATTGCGCACGCCAAAAGTTTGCACTTGCAAACCAGAAAATCCTGCGAGAAGGTGATGCAGCACAGCTTGCTTTCCCGAGCCCGCGCGACCATATAAATAAGTCGGCAGCCCAGTTAAAAAAGCGAGAAACGCTAAGCGTAAAATACTTTCACGTTCAATCAAACCGCGGTCAAGTTCCGCGAGTAATTTTTGCATTCTTTCGGCGAGAGTCATCGGGAATCCTTTTTTTTCGTCCAAGCCCTACTCAAAATATAACCGATTTTCTAAAATGATTGCATGATGGATGCAATTCTTTTTGTGCAATTAGGCTCTCCCGCCGACGAAACTCCTGCAAGTGTGGAAAAATATTTGCTCGAATTTTTAGGCGATCCGCACACATTAGGAAATCCACCGTTTTTTTGGAATTGGCTATTGCGTCATATCATCGCTCCGAAACGCGCTCCGAAAAGCGCGCTCAAGTATGCAGAAATGGTCAAATGCGCGGGCTTAGGGAAAATGCCTCTCGTCTATTACACAGAAAAATTTTCTGCAGAAGTCGGGAAAATTTTAGCGGAAAAATATCCGCAAATTATGGTGCGTCACGCTTTTGAATTTGGCACAACGCCGACGATTTCCGATGCCTTAAAAGAATTTGCCATTGCCAAGAAAACGCAGATTTACGTCGTTCCGCTTTTTCCGCAGAGATCGCTCGTGACGACGGTTGCTGTCCGCGATTTAGTTTCGCAAGCTGCAAAAAATTTCCCGCAACTTTCCCTGCAATTTATCGAAGGATTTTCGCAAAATTTAATTTGGCAAAATGCAATTTTGCAAAGTGTTTTTGCCAATTGGAATCAAAAATCTGCCATCGTATTTTCGTTTCACGGAACGCCGAGCGCATGGGCGAAAAATGGCGATCCTTACAGTCGCGATTGCGCCGACGCCTTTGAATATTTTCAAAAAAAAATTATCGAAAAATTTCCGCACGCAGAAATTTTCTGTTCGTATCAAAGTCGATTCGGACACGGGAAATGGCTCGGGCCATTTACGTCTTCGGTTCTCCAAGAATTAGCGCAAAAACGCAAATCGGTTCTGCTCGTTTGTCCGTCTTTTACCGCGGACAATTTGGAAACTCTTTACGAAGTTGATGTTGAATTGCGAAATGAATTTATTCGTGCGGGCGGAAGTGAATTTTTCCGCGTTCCGTGCTTGAACGATAACGCAGACTGGGCTTCGCATTTTGCAAACGAAATCATTCGCATTGGCGAGGAAAATTTGCCATGAAAATTTCCCTCGGAATTTTTGCGTTTTCATTTTCCATTTCCTTTGCCACAGAAATCGCAGAATTGAAAACTTCGGAAAATTTGCCGACTGAGCCCGCGGACTCTGTACATTTTCAGCGATTTGCAGCGCTTCCCGTTTTAGGCTACGCCGAAGAAACAAAACTGAAATACGGCGCAATGCTTCTCTTTTTTACCAAGCCGAATGCGCCCGGAGAAAATGCGACATCGTTTGATTTCGCGGTGATGGGAACGACGAAAGGACAACTCGAAGTTGATGTTTCGCCGGATTTGTATTTGCTAAATGGTTTAATTCATTCCGACATTTCCTTTGTGTATTGGAATTGGCGTGCGAAATATTACGGCGTAGGCAATTCTCCCGACGATGATATTTACATGCGTTACGATATGGATTTGTTTAAGCTCAGCGTTCCTGTGGATGTTTCCATTTTCCCGACGCGGCTTGCGAATGCACTCCGAATGGGTCCGTATTTTTATTTTGAAAAAAATACCGCGTCCTTTTCTCACGGCGACGTTTCTTCTCCCGAAAGAACGGGTGGCATTCGCTCGGGAATCGGTTATCAGTTAACTCTAGATTTACGCGATAATGTCAACTGGCCTATCAACGGAATTTTTGGACAAATTCGCCAAGTCTTTTATTCCAAAGCATTCGGCGGCGATTATAATTTTTTCATGCAGTCATTTGATTTGCGGACTTATTCGTATCTCTTCTGGGGAACGTCTGTTGCACTCGGCGCAATTTACGAAGTTGAAAAAGGCGACGCTCCTTTTGATATGCTCCCGACTTTAGATGGCATTAAACGTTTCCGTGGCGTAGAACGCGGAAAATTTCTCGACAAACAATCGATTTCTACACAAGTTGAATTTCGCAAACATCTTTTTTGGCGGCTTGCAGGCACTATCTTTTTCGAAGCGGGAAAAGTCGGTCCTTACTTTTCAGAACTTGCCCGCAATCGCTGGCATTACGCGCCGGGCTTTGGCGGAAGACTTCTTCTCAATAAAGCGGAGAAGACTTATGTCCGCGGCGATCTTTCTCTCGTCGACGGAAAAAATTTGGGCATGACCATTTATATCCGCGAAGCATTTTAGAACGATTTAAAATAAAAAGAGCCTCGAAAAATTGAGGCTTCAAAAATCTTCGGAAAAATTTAATCCGACAATTTATTCCAATCCAAGATGCCTTTCTTGTAAAGGTAAAGGTAACCGCTTTCCAAAATCACGAGGAAGCCGAGCAGCACAAAGAGAAGGCTCCACGGACTCGAAAGGAAGACGACTGCTAACGGGTAAAGGAATGCGACTTCAATGTCAAAGACGAGGAAGAGCATCGCAACCATGTAATATTTAATCGGATAACGCTCGTTCGCAGTTCCCGCTACATGAGCCAAACCGCATTCGTAAGCCGTGCTTTTAATCAGCACTTTTTTGATTTTTCCCGGATGTAAAAACCAGTTTGCCAAAAGCAAAGCCAAAGGAACGACAACCGCCAGAATGAGGAGAATTGTCATCGCAAAAGTCGTATCAAAAATTTGAACGTTACTCATAGTGCTCTCTAAAATAGTTATTTCCCGAGAAGTTTGTGCACTTCATTTGCCAAAATATCGGTGGAATCGAGTTGCAAAACTTCTTCCAATTCGGATTTGGCTTTTTCTTCGTCCAAGTGCATCCGGAGTCGCAGATCGCCCGCATAAAAAAGCCCGCGTCGCCGAATTTTCGGATCTTTTTCGACAGAAACGCCTTTTTCAAATAAATTGACCGCGATTTGCGAAAGTCCTTTTTTCTCGGCTTCGCTTCCCCAAGCCATCCATTGAATTCCCGGAATCGTAAAGAAGAAATGCGGATAAAGCATCGCGTCGGCGACTTTTTCAATCGTCTCGGCATCGAGAGGATTTTCGCGGAAAAGTTGACCGAATTTTTGCGCAAAAATTTGACTAGCGTGATCGTATTCCGCTTTGTTCGCCAAATCGATTGCGTCTTTTAATTCATTGCGGAGCACTTTCCGCGGATCTACTTTGACAACGGATTCTTCAGCCTTCGAATTTTTCTTGTTCGATTTTTTATGCAAGTCGATAATCTTTGGCACTTTCTTTCCGAGAAGCGCGCCGAGCGCAAAGAAAGGAATTTCTAAAATCGAAACCCAGCCGTAAAGATCGGGATTCGCATTCCAGTTGACGAAAACGTCTAAGGCGAGAATGAAAATGGCGATAAACGAAGCCGCTTTTGGCACTTCGCGTTTCGGACCGAACGCAGCCATTCCAAGCAAAAGCGCAATCGAAAGGCTCATGCCGGTGAACGGCGTTTCTGCATAACGCACAAAGTAAGTGAGCGAAAGAGTTCCCGCAAAAATAAATCCCGAAAAGAAAATTCCTACGACGAAAAAGAGAAGAGTTTGAGCATAGCCCCAACGCTTTTCGAGCATTTTCATCGCAAATAAAAATGCCAAAGCAAAAAGAAGAAACGAGGCAACGCCTGGGAATAAAAACCAACTTGTAAAAAGCGCAGCAACGCTTGATGTCTCGGGAATATAAACCAACTGATAAAAGGCGATGTCTTTGGTGTAGCCGTGAATGTAACGCTTCAATTCTTTTTGGTAGAGATTTTCGTCCGGAGCAATTTCATTTGCTGCGTAGGATTTTTTGCCCGCGCGTTCCCACCATTCGCGAAATTCTTCTTTCATTTGCGCAATGCGTTTTTCTGGAATTAACGTCGGATTATTCGCCTCAAATTTTTTCATATAATCGGCGAGCTCTTCTTGGTAAATTTTCTCGGTCGGTTCTACGCCGACTTTGCGGAAATTTTCTGCGCCTTCGGTTTCCCAAAATTGGTTAAACGCTTTTTCGGCTTTTTCATGACGGCTGTTTTCTGCCATCACCGGACCATATTGAATTTTCAAATTCAATGCGCCAAGCGCGAGCACCAAAAGAATGCAAAGCGCAAAGGGCGATTTGCAAAAAGCAAAAATGCGATTCATGAAAACCTCGAAGGTGAAAATTATTGTCTTTTTTCGCCGCGATATTCCCGCAGCTGATTCCATAAAAAGTCTGTATTCACATCGCGGTAGCCGAGTGCGTTTACTCGTTCGCGAAGTTTATGCGCAATGTTGAACAAATTTTCGCTTTTTTGCATTCGTTCAATGCTATCAAAAGTCGTCAGTTGATCGATCCAATCGTGGATTTCGGGAAAGCGTTTATCTTCAAAAACATTTTCGCGTCCCGTCCGCACATATTCTAAGTAGCGTTCTGTAATGCGGAAATTATCTTCGGCAAAAATTTCGCCCGCTTTGGGGAGAAGACTTTTGCCGGTCAAATATTCGTGCATAATCACGCCAAAGCTAAAATAGTCCACCGAGTACGAAAGATTTTCTCCCATTACCGCTTGTTCGGGAGCGCTATAAACCGGAGTCATTTGTCCGCCGTATTCCGTAATGCTTTCGCGGAGTTTTGCTTGGGCATAACCAAAATCGCAAATCAAAATTTTGTGATTATTGATGTGCGTCGGATCTTGGCAAAGCAAAAGATTTTTCGGTTTTAAATCTTTGTGGACGATTTGATAATAATGTAACTGGCTAATGGTGTTTGCCAAATAAGCGATTTGTGCGATGCGACTAATGCGTTCGCCCGTTGTCAAATCCGTGTGAAACATTTTATCGAGCGAGCAGCCTTTAATCAGTTCCATCTTTAAATAGGGAAGTCTGCCGGCAACGCCTCCGCCTAAACTTTGCACCACACCTTCGATATTTGTAGCCCGAATCAAATTGTTAATGCGAATTTCATCTTCGAAAGAACTGATAATCATGTTCAAACGATGCAATCGATTCGGACCTGGAGAAACAAAGTATTTGCAGAATTTGACAACGATATGCCGTTCTCCATGACGACTTGAATCGCCGGGACGTTCAATCCAATAATTCGCGCGGAAAAGGTCATTGGTTCCGTCTTGAGTCAAACGGTCTTGCAGTTGAATGCGTTCTACCGCTCCGCTGTGTAAATATACCGGATTATGATCCAGCCACCATTGATAATCGTCCATCGTGTAATGCGCTCGAACGGCGAGATTCCGCGACAGACGATCAAATAATTCTGCAAAACGATTCTTAATCACAAAAAGTAATTTAGCTATTTCAGCATTCCGAAACTGTGAACTCCCGTTGCCGACGGTGTTTTGGAATACTTTTCCAAAGTCTGAGTGACATAAGCGTAAGCGTCGCCGATGTCGCTTGTCATGTGGAAAATTTTCAAATCGTCAGCGTTGATCATTCCGGTTTCCACCAGATAATCCCAGTTCACCAAATTCTTCCAATATTCTTCGCCAAAAAGAACAATGGGAATTTGCTCGTGCAATTTGTGCGTTTGAATCAAAGTTAACGCTTCAAATAATTCATCGAGAGTTCCAAATCCGCCGGGGAACGCAATCAATGCGCGCGCCTTAAAGAGGAACCAGAACTTGCGAATAAAGAAGTAACGGAACTGCAAATTCAAATTTGAATCGATATAAGGATTCGGGTGCTGTTCAAAAGGCAATTTAATATTAAAGCCAATCGATTGCATCTTAGCTTCGTGAGCGCCGCGGTTTCCGGCTTCCATAATGCCAGGACCTCCGCCGGTGCAAAGCGCATAATGCCAATCTTTATGCTTTTTGCTCCAATTTCCAAAAAGCTTTGCCAAATCTCTAGCCGCATCGTAGGATTCTGCGACTTTCGCTAAATGATTTAACCGCTTAATTTCTTTCGGATCTTTTGCCTCTTTGAGTTTTTTCTTCACATCGCGAGTGCCAAGAGTTCGCGCAGAACCGAACATCACGATGGTATTTTTAATGCCCGCTTCATCGAGTACAACACCGGGGGCACGAAATTCCGAGAGAATTCTTACTTGACGCCCAGCATCGCTTTCGAGAAACTGCTGATTTTGGTAAGCTAAAACGGGTTCTTGTTTTTTGGAAGCCATAAGAAACTCCTTGTTAGTATTCAAAATCAAAATACACCAAAAAACGCCCCGCGGCGCAGAAATTTCATCCAATTCGGAATTTTATCCCATTTATTTTGTGCGAAAGTTTATATTTAAGCTATGCTAGTAAAAATTTGGACTGATTCATTTATCATTACGGGCGAAATCGATACAATGCGCGACGAACGCTTAACCGATTATGTCCGCGAAAATAAAGAGTTTATCGCAGTCACGCAAGTGAATGTCACCGACCGCGCGGGCAAAGATCTTTTCCGCACGCATTTTTTAAATGTGAGCACAAGTCACATCGAAATTATTTTACCCGCAGAATAATTTTTTTATTCGGCTTATCGCCACCGCAGCGGAAAGCTATTCGGGGAAGAATGTCTTTAAAACCGGTTCGGGAGCGCTCCGGCAAGGGCGATTATTCATCGTAAAAATGTGCATCGTTTTTCCGGTTGTGCGCAATTCGCCGCCGACAGTAACTTTATAAGTAAAACAAAAACGCAGCCGATCCACTTGGCTTAATTGCAAATGCACATCGACAATTTCGCCATAGCGGCAAGGCTTAATAAATTGCGTTTCGATGGAGAGCAGCGGACTATGATAACCTTCCGCTTCAAATTGCGAAAACGGAATGCCGTTTGCTCGGAAAATTTCGGTGCGCGCTTGCTCAAACCAAATCGCATAAACAGAATGATGCACGATTCCCATCGCATCGGTTTCGGCGTAACGCACTTCGATA includes:
- the hemH gene encoding ferrochelatase translates to MMDAILFVQLGSPADETPASVEKYLLEFLGDPHTLGNPPFFWNWLLRHIIAPKRAPKSALKYAEMVKCAGLGKMPLVYYTEKFSAEVGKILAEKYPQIMVRHAFEFGTTPTISDALKEFAIAKKTQIYVVPLFPQRSLVTTVAVRDLVSQAAKNFPQLSLQFIEGFSQNLIWQNAILQSVFANWNQKSAIVFSFHGTPSAWAKNGDPYSRDCADAFEYFQKKIIEKFPHAEIFCSYQSRFGHGKWLGPFTSSVLQELAQKRKSVLLVCPSFTADNLETLYEVDVELRNEFIRAGGSEFFRVPCLNDNADWASHFANEIIRIGEENLP
- a CDS encoding serine/threonine protein kinase, encoding MIKNRFAELFDRLSRNLAVRAHYTMDDYQWWLDHNPVYLHSGAVERIQLQDRLTQDGTNDLFRANYWIERPGDSSRHGERHIVVKFCKYFVSPGPNRLHRLNMIISSFEDEIRINNLIRATNIEGVVQSLGGGVAGRLPYLKMELIKGCSLDKMFHTDLTTGERISRIAQIAYLANTISQLHYYQIVHKDLKPKNLLLCQDPTHINNHKILICDFGYAQAKLRESITEYGGQMTPVYSAPEQAVMGENLSYSVDYFSFGVIMHEYLTGKSLLPKAGEIFAEDNFRITERYLEYVRTGRENVFEDKRFPEIHDWIDQLTTFDSIERMQKSENLFNIAHKLRERVNALGYRDVNTDFLWNQLREYRGEKRQ
- a CDS encoding BamA/TamA family outer membrane protein translates to MKISLGIFAFSFSISFATEIAELKTSENLPTEPADSVHFQRFAALPVLGYAEETKLKYGAMLLFFTKPNAPGENATSFDFAVMGTTKGQLEVDVSPDLYLLNGLIHSDISFVYWNWRAKYYGVGNSPDDDIYMRYDMDLFKLSVPVDVSIFPTRLANALRMGPYFYFEKNTASFSHGDVSSPERTGGIRSGIGYQLTLDLRDNVNWPINGIFGQIRQVFYSKAFGGDYNFFMQSFDLRTYSYLFWGTSVALGAIYEVEKGDAPFDMLPTLDGIKRFRGVERGKFLDKQSISTQVEFRKHLFWRLAGTIFFEAGKVGPYFSELARNRWHYAPGFGGRLLLNKAEKTYVRGDLSLVDGKNLGMTIYIREAF
- a CDS encoding NADH-quinone oxidoreductase subunit A: MSNVQIFDTTFAMTILLILAVVVPLALLLANWFLHPGKIKKVLIKSTAYECGLAHVAGTANERYPIKYYMVAMLFLVFDIEVAFLYPLAVVFLSSPWSLLFVLLGFLVILESGYLYLYKKGILDWNKLSD
- a CDS encoding acyl-CoA thioesterase — encoded protein: MEPIKISPVEYTAHIEVRYAETDAMGIVHHSVYAIWFEQARTEIFRANGIPFSQFEAEGYHSPLLSIETQFIKPCRYGEIVDVHLQLSQVDRLRFCFTYKVTVGGELRTTGKTMHIFTMNNRPCRSAPEPVLKTFFPE
- a CDS encoding DMT family protein; amino-acid sequence: MLKVAIITALMLVCSNLFMTFAWYGHLKFLGARPWIVAAVASWGIALFEYLIQVPANRYGYTALNVVQLKVIQEVVALTVFAPFAVFMMHQPLKLDYLWSALCLIGAVYFAFR
- a CDS encoding co-chaperone GroES → MDKNAEKIVMIGDRILLKPLEAASKTGSGLYLPPGVREKDAVHTGIVVKVGPGYPIPSTEPDAFLKEAESPINYVPLQVEEGDQALYLHGNAFEIEINGERYEVVGQNAILLVIRDDLSELGV
- a CDS encoding DUF6812 domain-containing protein, which translates into the protein MLVKIWTDSFIITGEIDTMRDERLTDYVRENKEFIAVTQVNVTDRAGKDLFRTHFLNVSTSHIEIILPAE
- a CDS encoding LOG family protein, producing the protein MASKKQEPVLAYQNQQFLESDAGRQVRILSEFRAPGVVLDEAGIKNTIVMFGSARTLGTRDVKKKLKEAKDPKEIKRLNHLAKVAESYDAARDLAKLFGNWSKKHKDWHYALCTGGGPGIMEAGNRGAHEAKMQSIGFNIKLPFEQHPNPYIDSNLNLQFRYFFIRKFWFLFKARALIAFPGGFGTLDELFEALTLIQTHKLHEQIPIVLFGEEYWKNLVNWDYLVETGMINADDLKIFHMTSDIGDAYAYVTQTLEKYSKTPSATGVHSFGMLK